From a single Brassica napus cultivar Da-Ae chromosome C9, Da-Ae, whole genome shotgun sequence genomic region:
- the LOC106435073 gene encoding NAD(P)H-quinone oxidoreductase subunit T, chloroplastic encodes MASPASTYARTTCICFPKIQNSMQFIDRMGAFRNITRRRVRLIHASQGPTKPLPGVDTRIHWENPDDGWIGGGSDPIKPDDTNLFSDDKFAELIKDSFDSHYQFLGVSTDADLEDIKSAYRRLSKEYHPDTTSLPLKTASDKFMKLKEVYDVLSDEESRRFYDWTLAQEVASRQAEKMRMKLEDPKEQEFRNYESIPDMVDRLGGRNMELSDQAMTALTFDVLIIVFAVCCIVYVVVFKDPYY; translated from the exons ATGGCTTCTCCAGCTTCCACTTATGCTCGAACTACATGCATTTGTTTTCCAAAAATCCAAAACAGCATGCAGTTCATTGACAGGATGGGAGCATTTAGAAATATAACGAGAAGAAGGGTGAGGCTTATTCACGCATCACAAGGTCCAACAAAACCATTGCCTGGAGTAGACACAAGAATCCACTGGGAAAACCCGGACGATGGGTGGATAGGTGGAGGATCCGACCCGATCAAACCTGATGATACCAATCTTTTCAGTGATGACAAATTTGCTGAACTAATCAAAGATTCTTTTGATTCTCATTACCA ATTCTTGGGTGTTTCCACGGATGCTGATCTTGAAGATATAAAATCTGCTTACCGGAGATTATCGAAAGAGTATCATCCAGACACAACTTCATTACCACTTAAAACAGCTTCAGACAAGTTCATGAAACTAAAAGAAGTCTACGATGTTTTGAGCGACGAGGAGAGTAGGAGATTCTATGACTGGACACTGGCTCAGGAGGTTGCTAGTCGTCAAGCTGAgaagatgagaatgaagcttGAGGATCCGAAAGAGCAAGAATTTCGGAATTATGAATCTATACCCGATATGGTTGATCGGTTAGGTGGAAGGAACATGGAGCTTAGTGATCAAGCCATGACCGCTCTTACGTTCGATGTTTTGATCATTGTATTTGCCGTTTGTTGTATAGTGTATGTGGTTGTCTTTAAAGATCCTTATTACTAG